One genomic window of Candidatus Nanohalobium constans includes the following:
- a CDS encoding ArsR family transcriptional regulator, whose translation MKQDSMECPTEIKELLKVLYNLSTSETEVMYYLCEKEARASEIAEDLNKDRSTVQRYLSKLRATGLVERESIVEEGRKGRHYVYSVSDKEEMKEKVRKRMKEWEEEKLSVLDKI comes from the coding sequence ATGAAACAAGATAGTATGGAGTGCCCTACTGAAATCAAGGAACTGCTAAAAGTCCTATACAACCTTTCTACTTCCGAGACAGAGGTTATGTATTATCTTTGCGAAAAGGAGGCTCGTGCATCCGAGATTGCAGAAGATCTGAATAAAGACAGATCTACTGTACAGAGATACCTTTCTAAGCTGCGAGCTACCGGACTAGTTGAGCGAGAAAGCATTGTTGAGGAAGGGAGAAAGGGCAGGCACTATGTATACTCTGTTTCAGACAAGGAGGAAATGAAGGAGAAGGTAAGAAAGAGGATGAAAGAATGGGAAGAAGAAAAACTCAGCGTTCTTGACAAAATATAG
- a CDS encoding winged helix-turn-helix domain-containing protein codes for MDNFKKALWWLIAGSRGGDNRLRIIMFLRDSPSNANQLSEVLDLDYKTVEHHLEKLQDSEVIETMREGYGKNYFLTDKTQKYMDEIERIAEQSGVEK; via the coding sequence ATGGATAATTTCAAGAAAGCACTTTGGTGGCTTATCGCAGGGAGTAGAGGAGGAGATAACAGGTTGAGGATTATAATGTTTCTCCGGGATAGCCCGAGTAATGCCAACCAGCTTTCAGAAGTGCTTGATCTTGATTACAAGACGGTAGAGCATCATTTGGAGAAGCTTCAGGACAGCGAGGTTATAGAGACGATGAGAGAAGGCTACGGTAAAAACTATTTTTTGACAGATAAAACGCAGAAATACATGGATGAAATAGAAAGAATCGCAGAACAATCAGGTGTAGAGAAATGA
- a CDS encoding V-type ATP synthase subunit D: MSQDVKPTRSEELRLKERIELAENGHEILEKKRDGLIHEFMEVIDDAKEVNQELADLYSQARLKMMLAKIYDGEDSIKANAMAEQNDPELETEAQNIMGVVVPEIESGSIQRGVFDREYGISSTSSRVDSTADKYEELLEKIVDAAETQTKILKLLNEIEKTKRRVNALEHKIIPEMQEGLDTVSQVLEERAREETFRMKKIKEMQEQ, from the coding sequence ATGTCACAAGATGTAAAACCAACCCGTAGCGAAGAACTAAGGCTGAAGGAAAGGATTGAACTGGCTGAGAACGGCCACGAAATTCTTGAGAAGAAGAGAGACGGTCTTATCCACGAGTTCATGGAGGTAATCGACGATGCCAAAGAAGTAAACCAGGAACTGGCTGATCTCTACTCTCAAGCCCGTTTGAAGATGATGCTGGCTAAGATCTACGATGGAGAAGACTCCATCAAGGCTAACGCAATGGCAGAACAGAATGATCCTGAGCTAGAGACAGAAGCACAGAACATAATGGGAGTAGTCGTCCCTGAGATTGAATCAGGAAGTATTCAGAGAGGAGTATTCGACAGAGAGTATGGAATCAGCTCAACCTCTTCAAGAGTTGACTCAACAGCTGACAAATACGAAGAACTGCTGGAGAAGATTGTCGATGCTGCAGAAACTCAGACCAAAATCCTCAAACTTTTGAATGAGATTGAGAAGACGAAGAGAAGAGTTAACGCACTGGAACACAAGATTATTCCAGAGATGCAGGAAGGGCTAGATACTGTTTCACAGGTGCTCGAGGAACGGGCTCGTGAAGAGACTTTCCGTATGAAGAAGATTAAGGAGATGCAGGAACAGTAA
- a CDS encoding V-type ATP synthase subunit F produces MNQEKKKKIAVIGSQEFTLGFELAGISKTYNPENYADKIQELVKRDDLGILVTEQGDMEELPKRVRGQVESSVEPVVVTLSETAESERMQEKIKKAIGADIT; encoded by the coding sequence ATGAACCAAGAAAAGAAAAAGAAAATAGCAGTAATCGGCAGCCAAGAATTCACACTCGGATTCGAACTCGCAGGAATAAGCAAAACATACAACCCGGAAAACTACGCGGATAAAATCCAGGAACTCGTCAAGAGAGATGACCTTGGAATCCTCGTCACAGAACAAGGGGACATGGAAGAGCTTCCAAAGCGTGTAAGAGGTCAGGTAGAGAGCTCAGTCGAACCAGTAGTCGTAACGCTCAGTGAAACTGCTGAAAGCGAAAGAATGCAGGAAAAAATCAAGAAAGCGATTGGAGCAGACATCACATAG
- a CDS encoding V-type ATP synthase subunit E family protein translates to MGLQDVKNDILQEARNQASQLEEEAEEEADKILKEAENKAEEIKKEAEKQVEEEKEAERQKTVSSARMEAREKKLEAKQDKLQEVFETFEEELRDLDEDERSEFVEKSIEDAEFEVSKIEASEDFANAIDGRKYDLEEIESLDGFVIVSENGERRKNFSVSKIVDSYEDKYRQKVAEKLFEDES, encoded by the coding sequence ATGGGACTTCAAGACGTAAAAAACGACATTTTGCAGGAAGCAAGAAACCAGGCTTCACAGCTGGAAGAAGAGGCAGAGGAAGAAGCAGATAAGATCTTAAAAGAAGCAGAAAACAAGGCAGAAGAAATCAAAAAAGAAGCTGAAAAACAGGTAGAGGAAGAAAAAGAAGCTGAACGACAGAAAACTGTCTCAAGCGCTAGAATGGAAGCAAGAGAGAAAAAACTCGAGGCAAAGCAGGACAAACTACAGGAAGTGTTTGAAACATTTGAAGAAGAGCTTAGAGACCTGGACGAGGATGAGAGGTCAGAGTTTGTTGAGAAGTCAATTGAAGATGCTGAATTCGAGGTTTCAAAGATAGAAGCCTCAGAAGACTTTGCCAATGCCATTGATGGCAGAAAGTATGACTTAGAAGAAATAGAAAGTCTTGACGGTTTTGTAATTGTATCGGAAAACGGTGAGAGAAGAAAAAACTTCTCAGTTTCCAAAATTGTAGATTCTTACGAGGATAAATATCGTCAAAAAGTCGCTGAAAAACTGTTCGAGGACGAATCATGA
- a CDS encoding V-type ATP synthase subunit B, producing MTQQEYQTISEIKDPLVFVEKTENVAYGDIVEVETPDGEVKTGEVLETSKDVVVVQLYEDTQGVGRDGRVRFMDENVKMPVTKDLLGRVLDGTGEPMDDGPEIIPEEERDIIGEAINPYSRELPEDFIQTGVSSIDVMNTLVRGQKLPIFSGSGLPHNDLAMQIARQADVKGEDTDFAVVFAGMGITEEESQEFIEELEETGALERSVVFLNKASDPAPERIITPRMALTTAEYLAYEEGMEVLVVMTDMTNYCNALREVSAAREEVPGRRGYPGYMYTDLANLYERAGIIEGKEGSVTQIPILTMVGDDITHPIPDLTGYITEGQIVVDRDLDNQGYKPPVDVLPSLSRLEDNGIGEGFTREDHGDLSDQLYAMYAEGNDLRDLVSIVGEDALSDRDEKVLEFARNFESEFIDQGWNENRSIEESLDKAWSLLEVIPEGELTRVDPELREKYLNTESEEEE from the coding sequence ATGACACAACAAGAATACCAGACGATCAGCGAGATTAAGGATCCACTTGTATTTGTGGAGAAAACCGAGAATGTAGCATACGGAGACATCGTAGAAGTAGAGACACCAGACGGAGAAGTCAAGACAGGAGAAGTCCTAGAAACTTCCAAAGATGTAGTAGTCGTACAGCTTTACGAAGATACACAGGGAGTCGGTAGAGATGGCAGAGTCCGGTTCATGGACGAAAATGTCAAGATGCCTGTAACCAAGGATCTCCTAGGCAGAGTACTTGACGGAACAGGGGAACCAATGGACGATGGACCGGAAATCATTCCGGAAGAAGAAAGAGACATTATTGGGGAAGCAATCAACCCATACTCAAGAGAGCTTCCGGAAGACTTTATCCAGACGGGAGTTTCCAGCATAGATGTCATGAACACACTGGTTAGAGGACAGAAGCTTCCTATCTTCTCAGGCTCTGGACTGCCACACAACGATCTTGCTATGCAGATCGCCCGTCAGGCAGATGTCAAAGGAGAAGACACAGACTTCGCAGTAGTATTCGCGGGAATGGGAATCACAGAGGAAGAGAGCCAGGAATTCATCGAAGAACTAGAAGAGACAGGAGCACTAGAACGATCAGTAGTATTCCTGAACAAGGCTAGTGACCCTGCACCGGAAAGAATTATCACACCGCGAATGGCATTGACAACAGCAGAATACCTGGCATACGAAGAAGGAATGGAAGTACTCGTAGTCATGACAGACATGACAAACTACTGCAACGCACTGAGAGAAGTCTCAGCAGCTAGAGAAGAAGTACCAGGAAGAAGAGGATATCCAGGATACATGTATACAGACCTGGCAAACCTCTACGAGAGAGCAGGAATCATCGAAGGAAAGGAAGGATCAGTAACACAGATCCCGATCCTGACGATGGTTGGAGACGACATCACTCACCCAATCCCTGACCTTACAGGATACATCACTGAGGGACAGATCGTAGTTGACAGAGACCTGGACAACCAGGGCTACAAACCGCCTGTAGATGTACTTCCAAGCCTTTCAAGACTGGAAGACAACGGAATAGGTGAAGGATTCACGCGTGAAGACCACGGAGATCTTTCCGACCAGCTGTATGCGATGTACGCAGAAGGAAATGACCTGAGAGACCTAGTATCCATCGTCGGAGAAGACGCCCTTTCAGACAGGGATGAGAAGGTTCTGGAGTTCGCGAGAAACTTCGAAAGCGAGTTCATCGACCAGGGATGGAATGAAAACCGTTCAATCGAAGAAAGCCTGGACAAGGCGTGGAGTCTGCTTGAAGTAATCCCAGAAGGAGAACTAACCAGAGTTGACCCAGAGCTTAGAGAGAAGTACCTAAACACAGAAAGCGAAGAGGAGGAATAA
- a CDS encoding MMPL family transporter gives MIIEEMASRLVEYQIEQPKKVLVLMGVLTLLVIPGALNLEVKPSTEAILPEDDPTVESLDTLRAKFSGDTTYIVFESDQDIRNTELLEEMNRIENRIQRSENVHSTESPASMLVQKYGQIPEDKDRLDRFDYRSMISENYRTGIVAVRTDTQANSGEIQKLYDDIHTAVQSETTEDYYLTGYNMIDLATFQVIISDFMMITGVSFAAVLLVLFGVFRDVKRMMFPIVPVMFGLIWMLGLGGYLGANLTIISMVSAAMIMGLGIDFGIHVTKKYFNTERGAEGLSKTMVELSRGLLGGSTTTGVGFLALLAANLTGMHALGIFLFTGIISAYIGAVFLLPTLIIMIDGKQTVS, from the coding sequence GTGATAATAGAGGAAATGGCTTCAAGACTGGTAGAATACCAGATAGAACAGCCCAAGAAAGTTCTAGTATTGATGGGAGTTCTCACTTTACTTGTTATTCCTGGAGCATTGAACTTGGAGGTCAAGCCAAGTACAGAGGCGATTCTGCCTGAAGATGATCCGACCGTTGAATCTCTGGATACTCTGCGTGCAAAGTTCTCAGGTGACACCACATACATCGTATTCGAATCAGATCAGGACATCAGGAATACCGAGCTGCTGGAGGAGATGAACAGGATTGAGAACCGGATTCAACGGAGTGAAAATGTTCATTCAACCGAGTCACCTGCCTCAATGCTCGTCCAGAAGTATGGTCAAATACCTGAGGACAAGGATAGATTAGACAGGTTTGATTACCGGAGCATGATCTCAGAAAACTACAGAACCGGAATTGTGGCTGTTAGGACTGATACTCAGGCGAATTCTGGTGAGATACAGAAACTCTACGACGACATCCATACAGCGGTACAGTCGGAGACCACTGAGGACTACTATTTAACCGGTTATAATATGATTGACTTGGCAACTTTCCAGGTCATTATATCTGATTTCATGATGATAACAGGGGTCTCGTTCGCAGCCGTCCTACTTGTTTTATTCGGCGTTTTCCGCGACGTTAAGAGGATGATGTTCCCGATTGTACCCGTCATGTTTGGTTTGATCTGGATGCTCGGACTTGGAGGTTATCTCGGCGCCAACCTGACTATAATCTCAATGGTTTCAGCAGCGATGATAATGGGGCTCGGTATCGACTTCGGCATCCACGTCACCAAGAAATACTTCAATACGGAGAGAGGGGCAGAAGGATTAAGCAAGACAATGGTGGAACTTTCAAGAGGACTGCTAGGAGGATCCACAACCACAGGAGTAGGATTCCTTGCATTACTAGCAGCAAACCTTACAGGTATGCACGCACTCGGAATCTTCCTCTTCACAGGAATCATCTCAGCCTACATAGGAGCTGTTTTCCTACTTCCAACCCTGATAATCATGATAGACGGCAAACAAACAGTCTCGTAA
- a CDS encoding amphi-Trp domain-containing protein, producing the protein MSRKLLRTESMMSREDAAQKLHDLADKIGDGKVELKAGQDSIELTPSDQVEFEIEVEEEKDGDLSIEMEVEWSEESQGEDLEIN; encoded by the coding sequence ATGTCACGAAAACTTCTACGCACGGAAAGTATGATGAGCAGAGAGGATGCAGCCCAGAAACTTCATGATCTGGCTGATAAAATTGGAGACGGCAAGGTTGAGCTCAAGGCTGGACAGGACAGCATAGAGTTAACACCGTCCGACCAGGTAGAGTTCGAGATCGAAGTCGAGGAAGAAAAAGATGGCGATCTGTCGATCGAGATGGAAGTAGAATGGTCTGAAGAAAGTCAGGGAGAAGATCTGGAGATAAATTAA
- a CDS encoding COG1361 S-layer family protein, which produces MKRNNTHSTALKIALTLSIITVSIGAASSAPKLDAVSFDPGFITAGDRVNISANMHETDYPDKNWDEDKHLKVVLKPDNRLTREYITIEDDRDESIGFLYPNGVWNQRYQVKVDSGAPTGMYDFELHIQYLENGEPIEIQTEDGDYNFTVIRDFSMPVDNEGVDLSSNVVSTQPSVPRRGDNYVEAQVRFTNTGNKPVEEIDLRPSTPEGIQPSYSSDEKFYINKLMEGDSAEKTISFNLDEDLEPGLHTVDLSATYEDESGNSYSEGLNIPLRVEGRPDLEIVNSSMEMKAGDTSQLRVNVRNTGEQDAESVTARVIAERSQPFGLEDRSNYIGEIESGETSEAVMKISADRSASLKRHQLKVQFRANGDSEEGDQSVYTFTEQTGIELTGRTQSPLIYIGVAAAFLVLAAIVYRYRSGRSQKSVEGGD; this is translated from the coding sequence ATGAAACGAAACAACACACACTCAACAGCTCTCAAAATTGCATTAACACTTTCAATTATTACAGTTTCAATCGGGGCAGCTTCATCAGCTCCAAAACTTGACGCAGTAAGCTTCGACCCAGGATTCATAACAGCCGGAGACAGAGTTAACATCTCAGCCAACATGCATGAGACAGATTATCCTGACAAGAACTGGGACGAGGATAAACACCTCAAAGTAGTTCTAAAACCAGATAATCGTTTAACTCGTGAATACATCACTATAGAGGATGACAGAGATGAATCTATAGGTTTCCTTTATCCAAACGGTGTCTGGAATCAGCGCTACCAGGTTAAAGTCGATTCAGGTGCTCCAACAGGAATGTATGACTTCGAATTACATATACAGTATCTGGAAAACGGCGAACCAATAGAGATTCAGACAGAAGACGGGGATTACAACTTTACGGTTATCCGGGATTTTTCGATGCCTGTAGATAATGAAGGAGTGGATCTATCCAGTAACGTCGTCTCGACACAGCCTTCAGTACCGAGGCGGGGAGATAACTACGTTGAGGCGCAGGTAAGATTCACGAACACCGGCAACAAGCCTGTAGAGGAGATTGATCTCAGGCCTTCAACTCCTGAAGGAATACAGCCCTCTTACTCCAGTGACGAAAAATTCTACATCAACAAGTTAATGGAGGGCGACTCAGCGGAGAAAACAATATCCTTCAACCTTGACGAAGATCTTGAGCCAGGTCTGCATACAGTTGATCTATCAGCGACCTATGAAGACGAATCAGGCAACAGCTACAGCGAAGGACTTAATATTCCACTCAGAGTCGAGGGGAGGCCGGACCTGGAGATTGTCAACTCCAGTATGGAGATGAAGGCAGGAGATACATCTCAGCTCAGAGTCAATGTCAGGAACACCGGTGAGCAGGATGCTGAGTCAGTTACGGCAAGAGTGATAGCTGAGAGAAGCCAACCATTCGGCTTAGAGGACCGATCTAATTATATCGGTGAGATCGAATCAGGTGAAACTTCAGAGGCAGTCATGAAGATCTCTGCTGATAGGAGCGCATCGCTGAAGAGGCATCAGCTTAAAGTTCAGTTCCGGGCAAACGGAGACAGCGAGGAAGGTGATCAATCAGTCTACACCTTTACAGAACAGACTGGAATAGAGCTGACGGGGAGAACACAGTCTCCACTTATCTACATCGGTGTCGCAGCTGCTTTTCTTGTACTGGCTGCTATAGTTTACCGTTACAGATCCGGAAGATCTCAGAAATCAGTGGAAGGAGGTGATTAA
- a CDS encoding efflux RND transporter permease subunit, whose translation MQQKKWLEKLTEFQENHALEVVLFFIFLSMAMIPGMARVETIVALENMMPASSTPVEGVNNLRAEGIGKDSIAVKISTGNKEDGVQSIHENSTAVYIEDLSNDIRDIHGVTQVMSPLQREGLVDERDQNAVITAYTYVGDSGNEMDRIFKDIENEAEYKMPEGVETEISGVPAVQQRLSSMVERDKNVTTMISLGLVFLITLGLFQGSFSSALMPIIVVALSVIWLYGTMGYLGIPLSTLAGSVAALVIGIGIDYSVHILNTYRFHRRDNTIGEALSEAVGETGVAIVATSITTISAFMAFLSGAMPEMHRFGLIMSIGIGYALLFSFFLLPSVFVLEEKIMKKIHESIDWRHDF comes from the coding sequence ATGCAACAGAAAAAATGGTTGGAAAAACTCACAGAGTTCCAGGAGAACCACGCCCTAGAGGTAGTCTTGTTTTTCATTTTCCTTTCAATGGCTATGATTCCTGGAATGGCGAGAGTTGAGACAATTGTTGCACTGGAAAACATGATGCCAGCCAGTTCAACACCGGTTGAGGGAGTCAATAACTTGAGAGCGGAAGGCATTGGTAAAGACTCTATCGCAGTAAAGATATCGACAGGAAACAAAGAGGATGGAGTTCAGAGTATCCACGAAAACAGTACAGCGGTCTATATCGAAGATCTTTCCAATGATATCAGAGATATCCACGGAGTTACTCAGGTGATGTCACCGTTACAGAGGGAAGGATTAGTAGATGAGAGAGATCAGAACGCCGTAATAACAGCTTATACCTATGTGGGAGATTCTGGAAATGAGATGGACAGAATATTCAAGGATATCGAAAATGAGGCTGAGTATAAGATGCCTGAAGGTGTCGAAACTGAGATTTCAGGTGTTCCAGCAGTACAGCAGAGATTATCCAGCATGGTTGAACGCGATAAAAATGTTACTACGATGATTTCACTTGGCTTAGTATTCTTGATCACTCTAGGTCTTTTTCAGGGTAGTTTCTCTTCCGCATTAATGCCTATAATAGTTGTCGCACTTTCAGTCATCTGGCTCTACGGAACAATGGGCTACTTGGGAATTCCGCTTTCAACGCTTGCTGGATCAGTTGCAGCGCTCGTAATAGGGATAGGAATCGACTACTCGGTTCATATACTCAATACTTACAGGTTCCACAGGAGAGACAACACTATCGGCGAAGCACTCTCTGAAGCAGTCGGTGAAACCGGAGTAGCAATCGTCGCAACATCTATAACCACAATCAGTGCTTTCATGGCATTTTTGTCAGGTGCGATGCCTGAGATGCATCGTTTCGGTTTAATAATGTCGATAGGAATCGGTTATGCTCTCTTGTTCAGTTTCTTCCTCCTTCCAAGTGTTTTCGTGCTTGAGGAGAAAATCATGAAGAAAATCCATGAATCAATCGACTGGAGGCACGACTTCTAG
- a CDS encoding YgaP family membrane protein yields MKKKQFVRRFAGSVITAAFLAGWFIHEYFYLVTLFAGLNLLQSSFTGFCPPEKFYDRFLSG; encoded by the coding sequence GTGAAGAAAAAACAGTTTGTGCGCAGGTTTGCGGGATCCGTGATAACAGCAGCTTTCCTGGCAGGATGGTTTATCCACGAGTACTTCTACCTGGTAACCCTGTTCGCAGGTCTGAATCTTCTGCAAAGTTCTTTCACAGGGTTCTGCCCGCCGGAGAAATTCTATGACAGATTTCTTTCAGGATGA
- a CDS encoding V-type ATP synthase subunit A produces the protein MTNNESQGEIYKVTGPVVIATDMNPQMYDVVSVGKEELMGEVIQIEGEKSYIQVYEDTTGVKPGEPVKNTEQPLSVELGPGLLGSIYDGLQRPLPQLEEQSGSFIARGEEAPGIDLDEEHDFKPTVEEGDEVSQGDVIGKVEVDYGTHKVLVPPNVEEGEVAEVNSGNHTVTETVVTLENGEEIQMRQEWPIREARPAAEEKRPEVPLITGQRVLDGMFPIAKGGTAAIPGPFGSGKTVTQQSLAKFSDADIIVYIGCGERGNEMTEVLEEFPELEDPQTGDKIINRTVLIANTSNMPVAAREASIYTGVTIAEYFRDMGLDVALMADSTSRWAEAMREVSARLEEMPGERGYPAYLASRLAEFYERAGRVEPLSNQDPGSVSIVGAVSPPGGDFSEPVTQNTLRVVKNFWALDSDLAEKRHFPSINWDDSYSGYSDKLAEYFQEEVEDDWPQKIQRARDLLQKDGDLQETVQLVGKDALPDRERLTLEIATMVKEFFLQQNAFHPVDQYSSPEKTYHILDLILEWGDSAYEALEDGAVVQDIVTLSSKNRISEMQTSEEYLELKQELQKQMQDEFEEVVEE, from the coding sequence ATGACAAACAACGAATCTCAAGGAGAGATCTACAAAGTAACAGGACCGGTTGTAATCGCAACCGACATGAACCCACAGATGTACGACGTAGTAAGCGTCGGAAAAGAAGAACTGATGGGAGAAGTAATCCAAATCGAAGGCGAAAAAAGCTACATCCAAGTCTACGAAGACACGACCGGAGTCAAACCGGGTGAACCAGTCAAAAACACAGAACAACCGCTATCCGTAGAACTAGGGCCAGGACTCCTAGGCAGCATCTACGATGGGCTACAAAGACCGCTACCACAACTGGAAGAGCAGTCTGGTAGCTTCATCGCAAGAGGAGAAGAAGCACCAGGAATCGACCTAGACGAAGAACACGACTTCAAACCAACAGTAGAAGAAGGAGACGAAGTAAGCCAAGGAGATGTAATCGGAAAAGTCGAAGTCGACTACGGAACACACAAAGTCCTCGTACCTCCAAATGTCGAAGAAGGAGAAGTCGCAGAAGTAAACTCAGGAAACCACACAGTAACAGAAACAGTAGTCACACTAGAAAACGGCGAAGAAATTCAGATGAGACAAGAATGGCCAATCAGAGAAGCAAGACCAGCAGCAGAAGAAAAACGGCCAGAAGTACCGCTTATCACAGGACAGAGGGTACTTGATGGAATGTTCCCAATCGCCAAAGGAGGAACAGCAGCAATCCCAGGACCATTCGGATCAGGGAAAACGGTAACACAGCAGAGCCTTGCTAAGTTCTCAGACGCAGACATTATCGTCTACATCGGATGTGGGGAAAGAGGAAACGAGATGACAGAAGTCCTCGAAGAATTCCCAGAACTAGAGGACCCACAGACAGGCGACAAAATAATCAATCGAACAGTACTTATCGCGAACACATCAAACATGCCTGTAGCAGCAAGAGAAGCATCAATTTACACAGGAGTAACGATCGCAGAGTACTTCAGAGACATGGGGCTGGATGTTGCACTGATGGCAGACAGTACTTCTAGATGGGCAGAGGCAATGCGTGAAGTATCGGCAAGACTCGAAGAGATGCCTGGTGAAAGAGGATACCCGGCATACCTAGCATCAAGACTCGCAGAATTCTACGAGAGAGCAGGAAGAGTAGAACCACTATCCAACCAAGACCCAGGATCAGTATCAATTGTTGGAGCTGTTTCACCTCCTGGAGGAGACTTCTCAGAACCGGTAACACAGAACACTTTGAGAGTTGTCAAGAACTTCTGGGCGCTTGACTCAGATCTAGCAGAGAAGAGGCACTTCCCATCCATCAACTGGGACGATTCTTACTCGGGATACAGCGACAAACTAGCCGAATACTTCCAGGAGGAAGTAGAAGATGATTGGCCGCAGAAGATCCAGAGAGCAAGAGACTTGCTTCAGAAAGACGGAGATCTTCAGGAAACAGTGCAGCTTGTAGGAAAGGATGCGCTTCCAGATAGGGAAAGACTTACACTGGAAATCGCTACGATGGTCAAGGAGTTCTTCCTGCAGCAGAACGCTTTCCACCCTGTAGACCAGTACTCAAGTCCAGAGAAGACATATCATATCCTAGACTTGATTCTGGAATGGGGTGACAGTGCTTACGAGGCACTTGAAGACGGAGCAGTCGTGCAGGATATAGTGACGCTAAGCAGCAAGAACCGTATCTCAGAGATGCAGACATCAGAGGAATACCTCGAGCTCAAACAAGAGCTTCAAAAGCAGATGCAAGACGAATTTGAAGAGGTAGTTGAGGAGTAG
- a CDS encoding V-type ATPase subunit: MRLNKDYPYMYARVSAKRAKLFDQSDYQNLVKMGPNEITRKLGEGEYKEDIDQLGSTYSGVQLAELALAKNMTREMSELVEMADGNLQEVIKTYLRKYDILTIKRILRAKKTGEDFQDYLTPISGLSSEEIQEMKDKTFEEIKASISFEDSEIDYQRRIQAADNLSQIESGLDQAYYDDIMNLANKAKNQQLKDFIQEEVEYENLKMVLRMKKYGVENEEIRDRLLKTENGRIVEKVIKKDFEEGMNHLIREMNLQVNPEIEKVEHALEVHRLDNAIKMLHTQPLGLSSILGYIVAKITEVKNLRMLLRAKETGIQNQETIQRQLVLAR, translated from the coding sequence ATGAGGCTGAACAAAGACTACCCGTACATGTATGCTCGTGTATCGGCAAAGAGAGCGAAGCTGTTCGACCAGAGCGACTACCAGAACCTTGTGAAGATGGGTCCGAACGAGATAACCCGTAAGCTAGGTGAGGGAGAGTACAAAGAGGATATTGACCAGCTTGGATCAACATACTCAGGTGTTCAACTAGCGGAGCTAGCTCTAGCCAAAAACATGACTAGGGAAATGAGTGAACTGGTGGAGATGGCTGATGGAAATCTTCAGGAAGTAATCAAGACCTACCTCAGAAAGTACGACATTCTTACAATCAAAAGAATACTCAGAGCCAAGAAGACAGGGGAAGACTTTCAAGACTACCTTACACCGATATCCGGCCTCAGCTCTGAAGAAATCCAAGAAATGAAGGACAAAACCTTTGAAGAAATCAAAGCATCAATCAGCTTTGAAGACTCAGAGATAGATTATCAACGGAGAATTCAAGCCGCAGACAATCTCTCACAGATCGAGTCTGGACTAGACCAGGCATACTACGACGACATAATGAACCTAGCCAACAAGGCAAAGAACCAGCAACTAAAGGACTTCATACAGGAAGAAGTAGAATACGAAAACCTGAAGATGGTCCTGAGAATGAAAAAATACGGCGTAGAAAACGAGGAAATCCGGGACAGACTGCTGAAAACAGAAAACGGCAGAATCGTCGAAAAAGTAATCAAAAAAGACTTTGAAGAAGGAATGAACCACCTTATCAGAGAAATGAACCTACAGGTCAACCCAGAAATAGAGAAAGTAGAACACGCACTCGAAGTCCACAGACTAGACAACGCAATCAAAATGCTTCACACACAGCCACTCGGACTATCAAGCATCCTAGGATACATCGTCGCAAAGATTACAGAAGTCAAGAACCTAAGAATGCTTCTCAGAGCAAAAGAAACAGGAATCCAAAACCAGGAAACCATTCAGAGACAACTAGTCCTAGCCAGATAA
- a CDS encoding glutaredoxin family protein, protein MSEEIEVFTTPTCPYCTKIKKWLDENNHSYKEHNVGEDKEQAKRMIQRTGQRGVPQTFIGDETVLGFQPDKIEKAIQKEIES, encoded by the coding sequence ATGTCGGAAGAAATTGAAGTCTTCACAACACCAACCTGCCCATACTGCACAAAAATTAAAAAATGGCTCGACGAGAACAACCACAGCTACAAGGAACATAATGTAGGCGAGGACAAGGAACAAGCCAAAAGAATGATACAGAGAACTGGTCAGAGAGGAGTGCCTCAAACATTTATAGGAGATGAAACCGTTTTAGGGTTCCAACCAGATAAAATAGAAAAAGCAATACAAAAAGAGATAGAAAGCTAA